Proteins found in one Carassius auratus strain Wakin unplaced genomic scaffold, ASM336829v1 scaf_tig00217337, whole genome shotgun sequence genomic segment:
- the LOC113100734 gene encoding SLAM family member 5-like → SVSVTEGDTVTLNTNLTEIPEYDDLLWKYGAEKSLIAEINKASGFFSTCDVPDERFRDRLKLDRQTGSLTITNITTEHAGEYTLELRQAILTSRIYHVSVYAHLPVPVISSNSSNCSPSSSSSSSQQNCSLLCSVVNVSHVTLSWYKGNSLLSSISVSDLSISLSLPLEVEYQEKNSYSCVINNPITNQTTHLDISKLCSNQSQHLDLSRHCHTCAVPQWYSFRVPSRIIHNNKDMFMAPGRLRQRPYKVHSNAGKGDINDG, encoded by the exons tcagtgtcagtgacggagggagataCTGTCACTCTAAACACTAATCTTACTGAAATACCTGAATATGATGACTTACTGTGGAAATATGGAGCTGAAAAATCTCTGATAGCTGAAATCAATAAAGCTTCTGGATTCTTCTCCACATGTGATGTTCCTgacgagagattcagagacagactgaagctggacagacagactggatctctgaccatcacaaacatcacaactgaacacGCTGGAGAATATACACTAGAGCTACGTCAAGCAATACTGACATCACGAATATAtcatgtttctgtctatg CtcatcttcctgttcctgtcatcagcagtaactcttctAACtgttcaccatcatcatcatcatcttcatcacagcagaattgttcattgttgtgttcagtggtgaatgtgagtcatgtgactctctcctggtacaaaggaaacagtttattgtccagcatcagtgtgtctgatctcagcatcagtctctctctacctctggaggtggaatatcaggagaaaaacagctacagctgtgtgatcaacaatcccatcacaaaccagaccacacatctggacatcagcaaactctgcaGCAACCAGTCTCAACATCTGGACCTCAGTAGGCACTGTCACACATGTGCAG TTCCACAGTGGTACAGCTTCAGGGTACCGAGTCGCATAATCCACAATAACAAGGATATGTTCATGGCCCCGGGAAGACTTCGGCAACGGCCCTACAAGGTCCATTCCAATGCGGGCAAAGGGGACATCAATGATGGGTAG
- the LOC113100735 gene encoding uncharacterized protein LOC113100735 yields the protein MTVDSDSNETVQAEVTEKLRDKLQLDHQTGDLKIRNIRSADCGLYELDINSPRGSSKKSFSISGVASDDTKVVLVMERDSVILPSGLSKIQREDQITWKFKDTLIAKINETAGIFSTYDDVFDGRFRYRLHLTNQTGSLIVTNVKPNISGLYEINISKSSSRYTTHKTFNVTSKEGESRQSVTEGNSVTLLSGVSEIHSDDVIAWRSEHGDSIIAKIDRGKVFNTLDGADGRYSGTLELDSKTGSLTIRHIRTEHAGLYHLDITGQRRTIFKRFFISVCSQNWFRYVMVVIVVAVLLLVVIGAIAVIRCRQTQNGKYYKKLMY from the exons ATGAC AGTCGACAGTGACTCCAATGAGACAGTACAGGCTGAAGTTACTGAGAAACTCCGAGACAAACTGCAGCTGGACCATCAGACCGGAGATCTCAAGATCAGAAACATCAGAAGCGCAGACTGTGGACTCTATGAACTTGATATCAACAGCCCCAGAGGGTCATCCAAAAAATCCTTCAGTATCAGTG GTGTGGCGTCGGATGACACGAAGGTTGTGTTGGTGATGGAGAGAGACTCTGTCATTCTACCTTCGGGTCTATCTAAAATACAGAGAGAAGATCAGATAACCTGGAAGTTTAAAGACACACTCatagctaaaataaatgaaaccgcTGGAATCTTCTCTACATATGATGATGTttttgatgggagattcagataCAGACtgcatctgaccaatcagactggatcgctcatcgttACTAACGTCAAACCCAACATCTCTGGACTTTATGAAATCAACATCAGCAAGAGCAGCAGCAGATACACCACGCACAAGACGTTCAATGTGACTTCCAAGG AAGGAGAAAGCAGGCAGTCTGTGACGGAGGGAAATTCTGTCACGCTACTATCTGGTGTTTCTGAAATACACAGCGATGACGTGATCGCATGGAGGTCTGAGCATGGAGACTCTATCATAGCAAAAATCGATAGAGGGAAGGTCTTCAATACGCTGGACGGAGCTGATGGGAGATACAGCGGCACACTGGAACTGGACAGTAAGaccggatctctgaccatcaggcACATCAGAACTGAACACGCTGGACTTTATCACCTGGATATCACCGGCCAGCGGCGCACAATATTCAAGAGATTCTTTATTTCTGTCTGTT CACAGAATTGGTTTCGATATGTTATGGTGGtaattgttgttgctgttttgctGTTGGTCGTGATTGGAGCTATTGCTGTGATTCGTTGTCGTCAAACACAAAATGGCAAGTATTACAAAAAGCTGATGTATTAA
- the LOC113100736 gene encoding SLAM family member 9-like — MWDLGVFADSNAVKSVSVTEGDSVTLNPDLSVKQSDNLIMWNFNRHLIAKITTNHTSIINYVPDGRFRDRLKLDSQTRSLTISDITTQHAGVYQVTISSKIKSVYRFNVNVYARLPVPVIISDSPQNSSSSSSSQQNCSLLCSVVNVGHVTLSWYKGNSLLSSISVSDLNNSLSLRLRCLDDSYSCVVSNPINNRTKYVNITDLCRPCSDCAFCCHASEALARLALSVVVGVATVAIVVYDIITSRKGVNERHHDLQYKTAS; from the exons ATGTGGGATCTAG GTGTGTTTGCTGATTCAAACGCGGTGAAGTCggtgtcagtgacggagggagattcagtcactctaaaccCTGATCTTAGCGTTAAACAATCTGACAATCTGATCATGTGGAACTTTAACAGGCATCTTATTGCAAAAATCACAACCAACCATACCTCgataataaattatgttcctgacgggagattcagagacagactgaagctggacagtcAAACTAGATCCCTGACCATCTCagacatcacaactcaacacgctgGAGTTTATCAAGTAACCATCAGCAGCAAGATAAAGTCTGTTTATAGATTTAATGTTaatgtctatg CTCGCCTCCCCGTTCCTGTCATTATAAGTGACTCCCCACaaaattcatcatcatcatcttcatcacagcagaattgttcattgttgtgttcagtggtgaatgtgggtcatgtgactctctcctggtacaaaggaaacagtttattgtccagcatcagtgtgtctgatctcaacAACAGTCTGTCTTTACGTCTGAGGTGTCTGGATGATTCCTATAGCTGTGTGGTGAGCAATCCCATCAACAACCGGACTAAATATGTCAACATCACTGATCTCTGTCGGCCATGTTCAG ATTGTGCCTTCTGTTGTCATGCTTCTGAAGCTCTCGCCCGATTGGCTCTCTCCGTtgtggtgggcgtggctactgtcgCTATTGTAGTTTATGACATCATCACATCCAGGAAAGGTGTAAACGAGAGACATCATGACTTACAATATAAAACAGCTTCATGA